The Aquidulcibacter paucihalophilus genomic interval CCGCGCTGGCGGGGTTCGCCGGCCAGGTCGTGATCACCTATGGCGATGTGCCGCTGTTGAAGGCCGCCGACATCGAGCCGGTGTTCGGTGTGACCGCCGGCGTGACCGTGGTCGGGTTCGAGGCGCGCGACCCGAGCGGCTACGGCCGCCTGATGGTTGACGCCGACGGGGGGCTGGAGGCGATTGTCGAGCACAAGGAAGCCTCGCCCGACCAACTGAAGGTCACCGCCTGCAACTCGGGCGTCATGGCCGCACCGGCGGCCCTGCTGTTCGACCTGCTGGCCGAGGTCAGGAACGACAACGCCAAGGGCGAATACTATCTGACCGACGTGGTGGCGCTGGCCCGGGCCCGTGGCGAACCGACCCGGACCGTGTTCGCGGATGAGGACGCGGTCATGGGGGTCAACGCCCAGGCCGAGCTGGCCGTGGCCGAGGCCCTGTTCCAGAAGGTCCAGCGCGAGACGTTTCTCGCCGCGGGCGTGACCATGCCGGCACCCGAGACGGTGCATTTCTCGTTCGACACCGAGGTCGGCGGCGGAACGACGATCGAGCCCTTTGTCGTGTTCGGACCCGGCGCGAAGATCGCGAGCGGGGCCCGCATCCGCAGCTTCAGCCACATCGAGGGGGCGACGGTCGCCGCCGGCGCCGAGGTCGGGCCCTATGCCCGGCTTCGTCCCGGCGCGGACCTGGGCGAGGGGGCCAAGGTCGGCAACTTCGTCGAGGTGAAGAACGTCCGCATGGGCAAGGGCGCCAAGGCCAACCACCTGTCCTATCTGGGCGACGGCGAGGTGGGGGCGAAGGCCAACATCGGCGCGGGCACGATCTTCTGCAACTACGACGGCTTCTTCAAACACCGCACGACGGTGGGAGAGGGGGCCTTCGTCGGTTCGAACAGCTCGCTGGTGGCGCCGGTGACGATCGGCGCGGGCGCGATGGTCGGATCAGGGTCGGTGGTCACCGCCGATGTCGCGCCGGGCGATCTGGCCCTGGCGCGGGGCGTCCAGACGGCCAAGGCAGGCTGGGCCGCGCGCTTCATGGAAACCATGCGGGCGAAGAAGGCGGCGAAAGCGAAATGAGCGCGGACGATCAGAAGCGCCACGCCGGCGAAGCCGCCGCCCTGCGCGTCGAGGCGGGCATGGTCGTCGGCCTCGGCACCGGCTCGACCGCGGCCTGGTTCGTCAAGGCGCTGGCGGCGCGCGGGCTGGACGGGCTGCGCTGTGTGCCCACGTCCGAAGCCACCGCCGAACTGGCGCGCGACCTGGGCCTGACCCTGTCGACGCTGGAGGACACGCCGCGTATCGACCTGACGGTCGACGGCGCCGACGAGGTCGGGCCGGGGCTGGCTCTGATCAAGGGCGGCGGGGCTGCCCTGCTGCGCGAGAAACTGGTGTGGGAGGCCTCGGCCCGCTGCATCGTCATCGCGGACAAGGCCAAGGTGGTGCCTGTGCTGGGTGCCTTCGCCTTGCCGATCGAGGTGGTCGCCTTCGGCCACAAGACCACGGCCAACCGCATCGCCGACGTCCTCGCCGACCATGACATCGCCATGCCGGCGCGGGTGCGGACGGCCGAGCGCGGGCTGGTGCGCACCGACGGCGGCAATCTGATCTACGACGCGAAATGCGCCGCCATCCACGACCCGGTGCGGCTGGCCGATGATCTGAAGCTGATCACTGGCGTGGTCGAACACGGCCTGTTCCTCGACCTTGCGGACGAGGCGATCATCGGCACGGACGACGGGGTCGAGGTGCTGACGCCCTGAGGCCGGCCTACTGTTGCGGGGCGGGCTCTTCGGCCTCTTCATCGCGCAGCCGCTCGTGGGACCGCCGGATCGAATTGGCGATCTCATTGCGATCCGCCTGGGTCGCCAGATGGTTGCGCTCGGCGTCGTAGAGGCCATCAAGATAGGCCAGGTCCCAGTCCGTCAGACTGTCGCTGACCTCGGGCGCGTCGAAGACATTGAGAATGGTGGCGTAGCCGCTGGTGTCGGCCTTTGGGTCGATCTGGGCCAGCGACACCATGGCGATATAGTCGGCCAGTTGAAGCACCGAGACCTCCGACACCTGGTCGACGTCGACGATGACGATGGCGCGGGTCAGGTTGTCGACGATCTGGGTGGTCAGGCGGGAGGCCGAGGCGACGGCGATCTGTGGGGCGTAGTCGCTGGCACTGACGCAGGCACCCGTGCAGACGCCGGGAATGCGGACCGCGATGTCGCCGGTCTCGGAATCCACCGGGATGGCCATCTGCCACCAGCGCACGGGCCGGTCCGTCTCGACGAAGTCGCGCAGGGCCGCCCCGCCCCGGTCCATGCCGGCACCACCCATGCGGAAGGCGCGGCGGCGTTCCTCGGTGAGCTGACGGGCGAGGTCGCCGGCGTCGGCGGTCGCGATGACCATGATATTGGGGGTGCAGCCGGGTCCGCCCACGGAAAGACCGAGGTCGGTGGCGACGGTCGAAATCCGGTCGGACAGGTAGCGGGCGATCTCTCCATCAAGATTCGCCACGCCGACACAGACGCGATCATTCCAGCGGGCAAGGCCACGGTTGCGATTGGGCTCGGCCACCTCGCCCACGAAATCGCGGATCAGGGTGTCCAGCGTGCGGCCGGAGACAATGACGTCTTCCAGCTGAACCGGGTCCTGGCTGGCGGGGGGTGTCTGGGGCGGCGACAGGAGCAGCGCGCCCGCCAGGAACAGTTCGATCATCATGCTTGCCCT includes:
- the glmU gene encoding bifunctional UDP-N-acetylglucosamine diphosphorylase/glucosamine-1-phosphate N-acetyltransferase GlmU: MTSTPLSSGPRAAIILAAGQGTRMKSPLPKVLHPVGSRAMLDHAIDAAEALGCERIVVVVGNHSPEVRAHVVKRLGEAAIAVQDPPIGTGHAVRAAEAALAGFAGQVVITYGDVPLLKAADIEPVFGVTAGVTVVGFEARDPSGYGRLMVDADGGLEAIVEHKEASPDQLKVTACNSGVMAAPAALLFDLLAEVRNDNAKGEYYLTDVVALARARGEPTRTVFADEDAVMGVNAQAELAVAEALFQKVQRETFLAAGVTMPAPETVHFSFDTEVGGGTTIEPFVVFGPGAKIASGARIRSFSHIEGATVAAGAEVGPYARLRPGADLGEGAKVGNFVEVKNVRMGKGAKANHLSYLGDGEVGAKANIGAGTIFCNYDGFFKHRTTVGEGAFVGSNSSLVAPVTIGAGAMVGSGSVVTADVAPGDLALARGVQTAKAGWAARFMETMRAKKAAKAK
- the rpiA gene encoding ribose-5-phosphate isomerase RpiA, producing the protein MSADDQKRHAGEAAALRVEAGMVVGLGTGSTAAWFVKALAARGLDGLRCVPTSEATAELARDLGLTLSTLEDTPRIDLTVDGADEVGPGLALIKGGGAALLREKLVWEASARCIVIADKAKVVPVLGAFALPIEVVAFGHKTTANRIADVLADHDIAMPARVRTAERGLVRTDGGNLIYDAKCAAIHDPVRLADDLKLITGVVEHGLFLDLADEAIIGTDDGVEVLTP